A window of Bdellovibrio svalbardensis contains these coding sequences:
- a CDS encoding ABC transporter permease: MVLFKLAIKSLKNRAFATSLTVLSIALSVALLISVERAKRAAEEGFTQTISKTDLIVGARSGSLQLLLYSVFNMGTATNNVSWESYQDLKKNPVIDWTIPYSLGDAHRGFRVVGTTEDFFRHYHYRGDRSVELEAGHELQGLWDVVIGAEVARKLRYNLGDKIVISHGVTKGEGVVQHDDKPFEVAGVMKATGTPLDRAVYISLEGMEALHIDWQNGGMPSQDKVIPAAQIKKEDLKVHAITAFFVGAKSRLDTLKLQRQINDYKEEPLMAIIPGVALSELWGGLSYAENVLRIVSWMVVLVGFMAMLIALTTTLNERRREMAILRALGARSNQIMGLLVFESALLTILGIALGTCLSVGLIAVLQPWIESEFGLYLAGAALTKTEFFYILVTFVGGTLIGLIPALRAQKLALKDGLSVRL, translated from the coding sequence ATGGTTTTATTTAAGCTTGCGATCAAGTCACTTAAAAATAGAGCCTTTGCCACCAGTCTGACGGTCCTTTCGATCGCGTTGAGCGTGGCATTATTAATTTCTGTAGAACGTGCAAAACGCGCAGCCGAAGAGGGTTTCACGCAAACTATCAGCAAGACTGACTTGATTGTGGGCGCGCGCAGTGGTTCTTTGCAATTGTTGTTATATTCTGTTTTCAACATGGGAACCGCGACCAACAACGTATCCTGGGAAAGCTATCAGGATCTTAAAAAAAATCCTGTCATTGATTGGACCATTCCTTATTCATTAGGGGATGCCCATCGCGGGTTCCGTGTGGTTGGTACGACAGAAGATTTTTTCCGTCATTATCACTATCGTGGTGATCGCAGCGTGGAGTTGGAGGCCGGGCATGAGCTGCAAGGTCTTTGGGATGTCGTCATCGGCGCGGAAGTCGCACGAAAGCTACGTTATAATTTGGGTGATAAGATCGTTATCTCTCATGGCGTGACTAAAGGTGAAGGCGTTGTTCAGCATGATGATAAACCTTTTGAAGTGGCCGGGGTGATGAAAGCGACGGGGACTCCTTTGGACCGCGCGGTTTATATCAGCCTTGAAGGCATGGAAGCTTTGCATATTGATTGGCAAAATGGCGGCATGCCATCTCAGGATAAAGTGATTCCGGCCGCGCAAATCAAAAAAGAAGACTTAAAAGTACACGCGATCACGGCATTCTTTGTCGGAGCGAAATCACGTTTGGATACTTTGAAGCTGCAAAGACAAATCAATGACTATAAGGAAGAACCCTTGATGGCGATCATCCCCGGCGTTGCCTTGAGCGAGCTTTGGGGTGGGTTGTCGTACGCGGAAAATGTTTTGCGTATTGTTTCATGGATGGTGGTTCTGGTTGGTTTCATGGCGATGTTGATTGCATTGACCACAACTCTGAATGAACGTCGTCGCGAAATGGCCATTCTGCGCGCATTGGGTGCACGTTCCAATCAGATCATGGGCTTGTTGGTATTTGAATCTGCGTTGTTGACGATCCTGGGAATTGCCTTGGGGACTTGCTTGTCTGTGGGTTTGATTGCGGTTTTACAACCATGGATCGAGTCTGAGTTCGGACTCTATCTGGCAGGGGCGGCTCTTACAAAAACAGAGTTCTTCTATATCCTCGTCACTTTTGTAGGTGGAACTTTGATTGGTCTGATCCCGGCGCTTCGTGCACAAAAATTGGCTTTGAAAGATGGCCTGAGCGTTCGTCTGTAG
- a CDS encoding ZrgA family zinc uptake protein has product MLKVLLVSALFASVASAREEKAHTHGGARLAIALEGKNGKIDFDAPASAIYGFEYVAKSAKDKKSKEQGLKKVEDKIAEMVVFDPSAKCEIKKDMYEVDQKENHADVEFEFRVICEKSPMGTNITVNISKIFPRIKAVKVDVVGDGVQKSLEVKNSGESIELK; this is encoded by the coding sequence ATGCTTAAAGTACTTCTTGTTTCGGCTCTGTTTGCGTCTGTGGCGTCTGCTCGCGAAGAAAAAGCCCACACTCATGGGGGTGCTCGATTGGCGATTGCCCTGGAGGGCAAAAATGGGAAAATCGACTTCGATGCTCCCGCATCTGCCATCTATGGGTTTGAATACGTCGCAAAATCTGCCAAGGACAAAAAATCCAAAGAGCAGGGCCTGAAAAAGGTCGAAGACAAAATCGCCGAGATGGTGGTTTTTGACCCTTCTGCTAAGTGTGAAATTAAAAAAGACATGTATGAAGTCGATCAGAAGGAAAACCACGCTGACGTGGAGTTCGAATTTAGAGTGATTTGCGAAAAATCACCTATGGGGACAAATATTACCGTCAATATTTCCAAAATTTTCCCCCGCATCAAAGCTGTAAAAGTTGACGTCGTGGGGGATGGAGTTCAAAAATCGTTAGAGGTTAAGAACAGCGGAGAAAGTATTGAACTCAAATAG
- the nrdR gene encoding transcriptional regulator NrdR, with amino-acid sequence MKCPFCGHADDRVLDTRVQKDGSIRRRRECLECKARFSTVETIMLAYPFIIKKDGRREPFSKEKISKGLQAAVQKRPVSLAQLDGVVERISAWVINRGESEISSRLIGKKVMAELKQLDDVAYIRFASVYRTFKDVQEFVETLEDTELLDFVDANNPQLSLTAMNFVESEKKQSHENDSKTTSPRTRAPNPLSN; translated from the coding sequence ATGAAATGCCCTTTTTGTGGTCACGCAGACGACAGAGTTTTAGATACGAGAGTGCAGAAAGATGGCAGCATCCGCCGCCGTCGCGAATGCCTTGAGTGCAAGGCTCGTTTCTCTACTGTGGAAACAATCATGCTGGCATATCCGTTCATTATCAAAAAGGACGGACGCCGCGAGCCTTTCTCGAAAGAAAAAATCTCCAAGGGTCTTCAAGCAGCCGTGCAAAAACGTCCGGTCAGCTTGGCGCAACTCGATGGCGTGGTCGAAAGAATTTCGGCTTGGGTCATCAACCGTGGCGAGAGTGAAATCTCATCACGCCTCATCGGCAAAAAAGTTATGGCCGAACTCAAGCAACTCGATGACGTTGCCTACATTCGATTCGCCAGCGTTTACCGTACCTTCAAAGACGTTCAAGAATTTGTTGAGACTCTGGAAGACACCGAACTGCTTGATTTTGTCGATGCAAATAATCCACAATTAAGCCTCACAGCGATGAATTTTGTTGAAAGCGAGAAAAAGCAATCCCATGAAAACGACAGCAAGACGACAAGCCCGAGAACTCGCGCTCCAAATCCTCTTTCAAACTGA
- a CDS encoding ABC transporter ATP-binding protein yields the protein MNSNSALIEIQDLQFTYAGQQKPTLVIPEFSVKKGEELFLYGPSGTGKTTLLECLAGVLKPTQGSLKILGQDLSLMSDSARDAFRAQHLGYVFQSFNLIPYLSVRENIELPLHLSAARKARLGSVDTEMVIRALCGNLGIGDLLDKKVTELSVGQQQRVAVARALLGKPDLLLADEPTSALDTDHREKFLKLLFELSELYGTTVVFVSHDRTIENLFSRTLSLQTINRIP from the coding sequence TTGAACTCAAATAGCGCCCTGATTGAAATCCAAGATCTTCAGTTTACCTATGCCGGACAACAAAAGCCGACTTTGGTTATTCCGGAGTTTTCTGTCAAAAAGGGTGAAGAGCTGTTTTTGTACGGACCGAGCGGTACGGGGAAAACCACTTTGCTTGAATGCTTGGCGGGAGTTCTTAAGCCGACGCAGGGGAGTTTGAAAATTCTCGGGCAGGATTTAAGTCTCATGAGTGATTCCGCTCGCGACGCTTTCCGTGCTCAGCATCTGGGCTATGTCTTCCAAAGTTTCAATTTAATACCTTATCTGTCAGTTCGTGAAAATATTGAGCTCCCACTTCATCTGAGCGCAGCCCGCAAAGCTCGTTTGGGCAGTGTCGATACGGAAATGGTGATTCGTGCACTTTGTGGAAATTTGGGCATCGGTGATTTGCTTGATAAAAAGGTGACAGAACTAAGTGTTGGTCAACAGCAACGTGTGGCTGTGGCCAGAGCCCTCCTGGGTAAGCCGGATTTGTTATTGGCCGATGAACCCACTTCGGCATTAGACACGGATCACCGTGAAAAATTCTTAAAGCTTTTATTTGAGCTGTCTGAACTCTATGGCACCACTGTTGTGTTTGTCTCCCATGATCGCACCATTGAAAATCTCTTCTCTAGAACTCTTTCTTTGCAAACAATCAACAGGATCCCGTAG
- a CDS encoding PstS family phosphate ABC transporter substrate-binding protein: MKIVLSSLLVLASLSAKAENLIKIDGSSTVFPITEAVSEEFQTFSKGATKVTVGVSGTGGGFKKFCRGETDVQDASRPITKEEMAACRTSKITYFELPIAFDAIAIVVNPKNNWVTEITTEELKKMWEPAAQGKIMTWKQVNAKWPDEKLTLFGASTDNGTFDYFTEAIVEKAKSSRGDYTASVDHNTRVMGVNSAKGALGYIPYAYYISNKDKLKLLGVVGGAKAPSKKAVLPNEQTVISGNYFPLSRPIFIYVNQASMKKPEVKQYVEFYIEKAGEMAKQVQYIPLPAKAYTTAKEHLKKQKLGTVFGGEAQVGLTIDQILKKEATF, from the coding sequence ATGAAGATTGTTCTTAGTTCATTATTGGTATTGGCATCTTTGTCTGCAAAAGCGGAAAATCTTATTAAAATTGACGGATCCAGCACTGTGTTTCCAATCACAGAAGCGGTATCTGAAGAATTCCAAACATTCTCTAAAGGTGCGACAAAAGTGACTGTCGGTGTTTCTGGAACCGGTGGCGGTTTCAAGAAATTCTGCAGAGGCGAGACAGACGTTCAAGATGCTTCTCGTCCGATCACTAAAGAAGAAATGGCAGCGTGCCGCACTTCTAAAATCACATACTTCGAATTGCCAATTGCATTTGATGCGATCGCGATCGTTGTGAATCCGAAAAACAATTGGGTGACTGAAATCACGACTGAAGAGCTTAAAAAAATGTGGGAGCCAGCAGCTCAGGGCAAAATCATGACTTGGAAACAAGTGAATGCAAAATGGCCTGATGAAAAATTGACTCTTTTCGGAGCCAGCACGGACAACGGAACTTTCGACTACTTCACTGAAGCCATTGTTGAAAAAGCCAAATCTTCACGTGGTGACTACACCGCAAGTGTTGATCACAACACGCGAGTGATGGGTGTGAACTCAGCCAAAGGTGCTTTAGGTTATATTCCTTATGCTTATTACATCTCTAATAAAGATAAGTTGAAACTGTTGGGCGTCGTTGGAGGTGCGAAAGCTCCTTCTAAAAAAGCCGTATTGCCAAATGAGCAAACTGTGATCTCTGGCAATTACTTCCCACTTTCTCGTCCGATTTTCATCTACGTAAATCAAGCTTCTATGAAGAAGCCAGAAGTGAAACAGTATGTAGAGTTCTATATCGAAAAAGCGGGGGAAATGGCCAAACAAGTTCAGTACATTCCACTTCCAGCGAAGGCTTATACAACTGCTAAAGAGCATCTTAAAAAGCAGAAGTTGGGCACAGTGTTCGGTGGGGAAGCTCAAGTTGGTTTGACCATTGACCAAATCTTGAAAAAAGAAGCAACTTTCTAA
- the lgt gene encoding prolipoprotein diacylglyceryl transferase has protein sequence MVHDLDPFALRISGDFGVRWYGLSYMMGFICAYLMIKWLAQKQRSGLTAQMVGDFVTYAAIGTLVGGRLGYVVFYGPDLFLKFKSVFPFWGVLAVNEGGMASHGGMIGIVVAALLFARKYSVNALYLFDLVAVSGPIGVFFGRIANFINGELVGRPCDPSFPLAVKFPQDIYLWPAQEFNRLPELGSVTEKIGVSRDQWLDLVGKFHMDMGARDQVYAIMNKIIEQIQNGNTAAKEAIAPLLTARYPSQLFAAVGEGLFLFVVLFFLWRKPRKPGFIAAMFVILYAIVRIVDEHFRMPDVQIGFQALGLTRGQWLSIAMFVTGLILMFVWTRASSLKIPGWGRGQSIKLNRK, from the coding sequence GTGGTTCATGATTTAGATCCTTTTGCTTTAAGAATTTCCGGCGACTTTGGTGTTCGTTGGTATGGCCTTTCTTACATGATGGGTTTCATCTGTGCTTACCTGATGATTAAATGGTTGGCGCAAAAGCAACGTTCTGGTTTGACAGCTCAAATGGTCGGTGACTTTGTCACTTATGCTGCGATCGGAACTTTGGTGGGTGGTCGTCTTGGTTATGTTGTTTTTTACGGCCCGGATTTGTTTTTGAAATTCAAATCAGTATTCCCTTTCTGGGGAGTGTTGGCAGTGAACGAAGGCGGCATGGCCAGCCATGGTGGCATGATCGGTATCGTGGTCGCTGCTTTATTGTTTGCACGTAAATACTCTGTGAATGCCCTTTATCTTTTTGACTTGGTCGCAGTCTCTGGTCCGATCGGAGTATTCTTTGGTCGTATTGCCAATTTCATCAATGGTGAGTTGGTAGGGCGTCCGTGTGATCCTTCATTCCCATTGGCAGTGAAGTTCCCTCAGGATATTTACCTGTGGCCGGCGCAAGAGTTTAATCGTCTTCCAGAGCTTGGAAGTGTGACTGAGAAAATCGGTGTCAGCCGTGATCAGTGGTTGGATTTGGTTGGTAAATTCCATATGGACATGGGAGCTCGTGATCAGGTTTATGCGATCATGAATAAAATCATTGAGCAGATTCAGAATGGAAATACAGCGGCCAAAGAAGCGATTGCTCCGTTGTTGACGGCTCGTTACCCATCTCAGCTTTTCGCAGCTGTGGGTGAAGGTTTGTTCCTATTTGTGGTTTTGTTCTTCTTGTGGAGAAAACCTCGTAAGCCTGGTTTCATTGCTGCGATGTTTGTTATATTGTATGCGATTGTGCGTATTGTAGATGAACACTTCCGTATGCCTGATGTACAGATCGGCTTCCAGGCTTTGGGTCTTACGCGTGGGCAGTGGCTCAGCATTGCGATGTTTGTGACGGGTTTGATTTTGATGTTTGTTTGGACTCGCGCAAGTTCTTTGAAAATCCCAGGTTGGGGACGCGGTCAATCGATCAAGTTGAATCGTAAATAA
- a CDS encoding glutathione S-transferase family protein: MAYHVHSDKPVFDLVIGDKSFSSWSMRAWLVAVQSGLPFKEINIKLDEPGTAAQIAKHSPSGKVPALKQGMIVIWDSLAIAEYLNDLSPEAHLWPEDIGARALARSYAAEVHSGFANLRSQMSMDIRLQCDLRHLSHGTIADINRILDLWRTALKVSEGPYLFGDFCIADAFFAPVVFRFISYGVKIQDSMIRKYMKNIVEHHGVQFWVEEALKEKSHRPVFK, from the coding sequence ATGGCTTATCATGTTCACAGCGACAAACCTGTTTTTGACCTTGTTATCGGCGACAAATCTTTTTCGTCGTGGTCCATGCGCGCCTGGTTGGTGGCTGTGCAGTCAGGTCTTCCCTTTAAAGAGATCAATATCAAATTGGATGAACCGGGAACTGCTGCACAAATCGCAAAGCATTCGCCTTCTGGAAAAGTTCCGGCCCTGAAACAGGGAATGATCGTTATTTGGGATTCATTGGCGATTGCTGAATACTTGAATGATCTTTCACCGGAAGCACACTTGTGGCCTGAAGATATCGGGGCCCGCGCATTGGCGCGTAGTTACGCGGCAGAAGTGCATTCTGGTTTTGCCAACTTGCGCTCGCAAATGAGCATGGACATTCGCTTGCAGTGTGATCTTCGTCATTTAAGTCATGGTACAATAGCAGACATCAACCGCATTTTGGATTTGTGGCGCACAGCCTTGAAGGTGAGTGAAGGTCCGTATCTGTTCGGCGACTTCTGCATCGCCGATGCCTTCTTTGCCCCCGTGGTTTTCCGTTTCATCTCTTATGGAGTTAAAATTCAGGACTCAATGATTCGCAAATATATGAAAAACATCGTTGAACATCACGGCGTCCAATTCTGGGTGGAAGAAGCCCTCAAAGAAAAAAGTCACCGCCCTGTTTTCAAATAG
- a CDS encoding adenylate/guanylate cyclase domain-containing protein, with the protein MRIPISTKLITVTILILVASTGTITWISSKYFEKKASEQVDIANLESAAAKGKEVDNIISSLVDKARVSGSLLMKGANSSDDLEFNFSKDKNFIALEVLKLDGSSVESVARKVKEDVFKPFNLTGAYLINVRAWQKFPIRSVSQGSVEIKNASYPKAPAMITLGLPLIRDAQGKITHIVLADVALAPLEKPFSDPSERTQYLIDRQGELLAHKDEQKAISRLNMSSNPFVMKALAQKSPQFQTKFLDPDSEANYFGASVKTSFGVTVVSQTSEAAILEVSNEVKRRSIFVAGSAISMAIFFIFLFSMTLTSPIEKLADMIHLVSKGNFNVKARSQVRSHDEVGDLAEAFDQMTEGLKERDKVKSLFSKFHGSSVAEDLIGKDIGVGGQNKDVVVFFSDIRGFTAFSEKRSPEEVVEMLNEYFGVMVKVINSHGGVVDKFIGDAIMAVWGAPRSTDEDAHKALRACLEMRKNLAILNESRIARNQPPINIGMGLHAGKAISGTIGSDERMEYTVIGNTVNTASRIEASTKAFGADLLVTDSVIDKVGEAFKVELAGAAEVKGRSEAIKMYKVRAYREADGTYTEVKTAYSDYEAESADKVKIKDAA; encoded by the coding sequence ATGAGAATTCCAATTTCGACCAAACTCATCACTGTTACGATCTTAATTCTCGTAGCTTCCACCGGAACCATCACTTGGATTTCGTCAAAGTACTTTGAGAAAAAAGCTTCTGAACAAGTGGATATCGCAAACTTGGAATCCGCAGCGGCAAAGGGCAAAGAGGTTGATAATATCATTTCTTCTTTGGTCGACAAAGCGCGTGTTTCCGGCTCCTTGTTGATGAAGGGCGCGAACTCTTCCGACGATTTAGAGTTCAACTTTTCTAAAGACAAAAACTTTATCGCCCTAGAAGTGCTTAAGCTGGACGGCTCCAGCGTCGAATCAGTCGCCCGCAAAGTCAAAGAGGATGTCTTCAAACCATTTAATTTGACCGGCGCTTACTTAATCAATGTCCGTGCATGGCAAAAGTTCCCAATCCGCTCGGTCTCTCAAGGCAGTGTTGAAATTAAAAATGCGTCTTATCCGAAAGCGCCAGCGATGATCACTTTGGGGTTGCCACTTATTCGTGATGCTCAAGGAAAAATCACACACATTGTTTTGGCAGATGTGGCTTTGGCTCCGCTGGAAAAACCCTTCTCGGATCCATCAGAAAGAACTCAGTACCTAATTGATCGTCAGGGCGAACTGTTGGCACATAAAGACGAACAAAAAGCGATCTCGCGTTTAAATATGAGCAGCAATCCCTTCGTGATGAAAGCCTTGGCTCAGAAGTCCCCACAGTTCCAGACGAAATTCTTAGATCCTGATTCTGAAGCAAACTATTTTGGTGCTTCTGTGAAGACTTCGTTTGGTGTCACCGTTGTCTCACAAACTTCGGAAGCTGCTATTCTTGAGGTATCAAACGAAGTGAAACGTCGTTCGATCTTCGTTGCCGGCTCTGCAATCTCGATGGCGATCTTCTTCATCTTTCTGTTCTCTATGACCCTCACCTCCCCGATTGAAAAACTGGCGGACATGATCCACTTGGTTTCAAAGGGTAACTTCAATGTGAAAGCCCGTTCACAAGTCCGCTCCCACGACGAGGTGGGCGACTTGGCGGAAGCCTTTGACCAAATGACTGAGGGTTTGAAAGAACGTGATAAAGTAAAAAGCTTGTTCTCAAAATTCCATGGTTCCTCTGTCGCAGAAGACTTGATTGGCAAAGACATTGGTGTCGGTGGACAAAACAAAGACGTTGTCGTCTTCTTCTCAGATATCCGTGGTTTCACGGCCTTCTCTGAAAAAAGATCTCCGGAAGAAGTCGTTGAAATGTTGAATGAATACTTTGGCGTCATGGTTAAAGTGATCAACTCCCATGGCGGAGTTGTGGATAAATTTATCGGTGATGCGATCATGGCGGTTTGGGGTGCACCTCGCAGTACGGATGAAGACGCTCACAAAGCATTGCGTGCGTGCCTGGAAATGCGCAAAAATTTGGCGATTCTCAATGAGTCACGCATTGCCCGAAACCAGCCGCCCATCAACATCGGAATGGGCTTGCACGCCGGCAAAGCGATCTCGGGCACCATCGGTTCTGACGAGCGCATGGAGTACACAGTCATCGGCAACACAGTCAATACGGCTTCACGTATCGAAGCCTCCACGAAGGCCTTCGGAGCGGACTTGCTGGTCACTGACTCAGTCATCGATAAAGTGGGCGAAGCCTTCAAAGTCGAACTGGCTGGAGCGGCGGAAGTTAAAGGTCGATCTGAAGCCATCAAAATGTACAAAGTGCGCGCCTACCGCGAAGCCGACGGCACTTACACCGAAGTCAAAACAGCTTATTCAGACTACGAAGCCGAATCAGCAGACAAGGTAAAAATCAAAGACGCCGCCTAG
- the hisS gene encoding histidine--tRNA ligase: MSGKIQRVRGTRDLLPEDSLLFRFVEESAYEKSLLYGFGEIETPIFEFSDVFHRTLGETSDVVNKETYDFTDRGGESLTLRPEGTAGVARAFISEGMSQNLPLKFYYSGPMFRYERPQKGRYRQFYQLGAECLGYDSPLADVECISLAWDLLQKIGISNDCTLEINTLGDSESRAAYRDALVQYFTAHQDQLSADSKMRLEKNPLRILDSKDEGDKKLNINAPKLEQYLNETSQTFFKKVLAGIERLGIPYKVNSHLVRGLDYYCHTVFEFTTAKLGAQGTVLAGGRYDGLIETMGGPRTPGVGWAAGIDRLADLTPRELAVKSEVLIAVIGADDLGEDESVKVAHEVRSRGLKVENILSGKMGKKMQKANKLGAHYALILGSSEVQGQQVTVKNFGSGEQTTISRSELATFKFSI, from the coding sequence ATGAGTGGGAAAATCCAAAGAGTTAGAGGTACCAGAGACCTACTTCCTGAAGACAGTCTTCTTTTCCGTTTTGTCGAAGAATCAGCCTATGAGAAATCTTTGCTTTACGGTTTCGGGGAAATTGAAACCCCGATTTTTGAATTTTCTGACGTTTTTCATCGCACTTTGGGCGAAACCTCTGATGTTGTGAATAAAGAGACTTATGATTTTACAGATCGTGGAGGCGAGAGCCTCACATTAAGACCTGAGGGAACTGCCGGCGTAGCTCGTGCCTTTATCTCTGAAGGCATGAGTCAAAACCTTCCATTAAAATTTTATTATTCAGGCCCGATGTTTCGATATGAGCGACCACAAAAAGGTCGATATCGCCAATTTTACCAATTGGGCGCGGAATGTCTAGGTTATGACTCCCCTCTGGCAGATGTCGAATGCATCAGCTTGGCTTGGGATCTTTTGCAAAAGATCGGGATTTCAAACGACTGCACCCTTGAGATCAATACTTTGGGGGACTCAGAAAGTCGCGCGGCCTACAGGGACGCGTTGGTGCAGTACTTCACCGCTCATCAGGATCAACTTTCAGCTGACAGCAAAATGCGTCTGGAGAAAAATCCTTTGCGCATTCTAGACTCCAAAGATGAAGGCGATAAAAAACTCAACATCAACGCTCCAAAACTTGAACAATACTTGAATGAGACATCACAAACCTTCTTCAAAAAAGTTTTGGCTGGCATCGAACGCTTGGGCATTCCGTACAAAGTAAATTCTCACCTTGTGCGTGGCTTGGATTATTATTGCCACACCGTATTTGAATTCACGACCGCAAAACTTGGAGCCCAAGGCACAGTGCTGGCCGGTGGACGTTATGATGGTTTGATTGAAACGATGGGTGGACCGCGCACTCCAGGCGTTGGCTGGGCTGCGGGTATTGACCGCCTTGCAGATCTGACTCCGCGCGAACTTGCGGTAAAGTCAGAAGTTTTAATTGCGGTGATCGGCGCCGATGATCTGGGCGAAGATGAAAGCGTGAAAGTCGCCCACGAAGTTCGCAGTCGCGGCTTGAAGGTTGAAAATATTCTATCCGGAAAAATGGGCAAGAAGATGCAAAAAGCAAATAAGCTTGGCGCGCACTATGCTTTGATTTTGGGAAGTTCAGAAGTTCAAGGCCAACAAGTGACTGTGAAAAACTTTGGATCTGGAGAACAGACCACCATTTCGCGCAGCGAATTAGCCACTTTCAAATTTAGCATTTAG
- a CDS encoding RsmB/NOP family class I SAM-dependent RNA methyltransferase has product MKIHRHLVETVINALEEVFFDQKYADKVIQKNLKSHPKWGSRDRKFFAETIYEVVRWHRLLEFIAGADDAWRIVGVQWLRMGHDLPDWEEFAGLDYDYLKSKEKEAAEHFTILHSIPDWMDEVGRRELGDVDWEKVVPALNKPADVFLRANGLKATPEEVIAALEALEIKSAKVSPDLPHAIKLNERRNIFITEPFRNGLFEIQDAASQMVVPLLGVEPGMRVVDACAGAGGKSLHMASLMKNKGRIISMDVSEWKLQELKVRARRDGVDIIETRLIDSSKVIKRMDQQADRLLLDVPCSGMGVLRRNPDAKWKLDEEEIVRLRALQYEILTGYCNMTKKGGLMVYATCSILPSENEKQVERFMAEHGNEWTLLKQIHTRPDREGYDGFYGAVLKRNS; this is encoded by the coding sequence TTGAAAATTCATAGACATCTCGTAGAAACAGTTATCAACGCTCTTGAAGAAGTTTTCTTCGACCAAAAATACGCTGATAAAGTCATTCAAAAAAATCTAAAGTCCCACCCGAAGTGGGGCTCCAGAGATCGCAAATTCTTTGCTGAAACAATTTATGAAGTCGTTCGCTGGCACCGCCTGTTGGAATTCATCGCCGGTGCTGACGATGCTTGGCGCATTGTCGGTGTTCAATGGTTGCGTATGGGCCACGACCTTCCTGATTGGGAAGAGTTCGCGGGACTTGATTACGACTATTTGAAAAGCAAAGAAAAAGAAGCCGCAGAGCACTTTACGATCCTTCACTCTATTCCTGACTGGATGGATGAGGTGGGTCGTCGTGAATTGGGCGATGTCGACTGGGAAAAAGTTGTTCCCGCTTTGAACAAACCTGCGGATGTATTTCTTCGCGCAAATGGCTTGAAGGCCACTCCCGAGGAAGTGATCGCGGCGCTTGAGGCGCTTGAAATCAAATCTGCAAAGGTCAGCCCGGATCTTCCGCACGCCATCAAATTGAATGAACGCCGGAACATTTTTATCACCGAGCCTTTCCGTAACGGTCTTTTTGAAATTCAAGACGCGGCTTCGCAAATGGTTGTACCGTTGTTGGGTGTGGAACCCGGTATGCGCGTGGTGGATGCTTGTGCCGGTGCCGGTGGCAAATCACTGCATATGGCTTCGTTGATGAAGAATAAAGGCCGTATCATTTCGATGGACGTTTCCGAGTGGAAACTGCAAGAGCTTAAAGTTCGTGCACGTCGTGATGGTGTGGATATTATTGAAACTCGTCTGATTGATTCCAGCAAAGTGATCAAGCGTATGGATCAACAGGCAGATCGTTTGCTTTTGGATGTCCCTTGCTCGGGAATGGGTGTTTTACGCCGTAATCCCGACGCAAAGTGGAAGCTGGACGAAGAAGAGATCGTGCGTTTGCGTGCTTTGCAATATGAAATCCTCACTGGCTACTGCAATATGACGAAGAAGGGCGGCTTGATGGTTTATGCCACTTGCTCGATCCTTCCTTCTGAAAATGAAAAACAGGTTGAAAGATTCATGGCTGAACATGGCAACGAGTGGACTTTGCTTAAACAGATTCACACACGCCCTGACCGTGAAGGCTATGACGGTTTCTATGGAGCTGTTCTAAAGCGCAATTCTTAA
- a CDS encoding DUF3299 domain-containing protein: MKNWILGGIFILAVVLGAVTYQNMGGSRAALSGTDLDWRMLSEMDYITGKSSKELEALNGKMVKIPGFMVPLEDEQRAVTEFLLVPNAQACIHVPPPPPNQMVYVKMKKGTEAVFEPIWVYGTFRINTKKSMYGDASFEIIGEGVELYK; encoded by the coding sequence ATGAAGAATTGGATTTTGGGCGGTATTTTTATCTTGGCTGTCGTGCTTGGCGCAGTGACCTACCAGAACATGGGCGGCTCTAGAGCAGCCTTGTCAGGGACGGATTTGGACTGGCGCATGCTGAGTGAGATGGACTATATCACCGGCAAGTCTTCCAAAGAGTTGGAAGCTTTGAATGGCAAAATGGTCAAAATTCCCGGTTTCATGGTTCCCTTGGAGGATGAGCAGCGCGCTGTCACTGAGTTCTTGCTGGTTCCGAATGCTCAGGCCTGTATTCATGTGCCGCCTCCGCCACCAAATCAGATGGTCTATGTGAAGATGAAAAAAGGCACAGAGGCTGTATTTGAACCCATCTGGGTTTATGGCACTTTCCGTATTAACACTAAAAAATCTATGTATGGCGATGCTTCATTTGAAATCATCGGCGAGGGTGTAGAGCTGTACAAATAG